Proteins co-encoded in one Schistocerca cancellata isolate TAMUIC-IGC-003103 chromosome 5, iqSchCanc2.1, whole genome shotgun sequence genomic window:
- the LOC126187837 gene encoding eclosion hormone-like, translating to MAARRCCPLATLLAVLLVTSCFAPPVAANAASVCIHNCAQCKKMYGPYFEGQLCADACLKFNGKMMPDCEDAASIAPFLNRLE from the coding sequence ATGGCCGCCCGCCGATGCTGCCCCCTGGCGACGCTGCTGGCCGTGCTGTTGGTGACGTCATGCTTCGCACCGCCCGTGGCTGCCAACGCAGCCAGCGTCTGCATCCACAACTGCGCGCAGTGCAAGAAGATGTACGGCCCCTACTTCGAGGGGCAGCTGTGCGCCGACGCGTGCCTCAAGTTCAACGGCAAGATGATGCCCGACTGCGAGGACGCTGCCTCCATCGCGCCCTTCCTCAACAGGCTGGAGTAG